In a single window of the Bacillus mycoides genome:
- a CDS encoding D-alanyl-D-alanine carboxypeptidase family protein, which translates to MKSMFCKRFITIVTVLTLFCSMAVTFGRASAETVPAIDVEAGSAILVEANSGKILYQKNADESLAIASMTKMMSEYLVHEAVDKGKLKWDQKVKISEYAYKISQDRSLSNVPLENGGSYTVKELYEAMVIYSANGATIALAEEIAGKEVNFVKMMNDKSKEFGMKNYKFVNSTGLTNHDLKGHHPEGTTPDEKNKMSARDCAILAQRLIQDFPKILDTAKIPKKTFQKGGKYPIDMTNFNWMLKGLIKQYEGVDGLKTGTTPEAGDCFTGTVEKNGMRLISVVIKANSHTARFDETKKLYDYGFANFEVKKVYGKDSVVKGHETVRVANAKDKDIVVQTKQAVSLPMPKGNKDVYKKEFKVSNKEQEAPIKKGVTISQMIISPKDITDPGFLSGKSLQVDLVTKSEVEQANWFTRFMREIGSFFSGMWNSAVDIVKG; encoded by the coding sequence GTGAAAAGTATGTTTTGCAAGAGATTTATTACAATAGTAACAGTGCTTACACTATTTTGTAGCATGGCCGTTACATTTGGAAGAGCATCAGCGGAAACAGTTCCTGCTATAGACGTAGAAGCAGGATCAGCAATTTTAGTAGAAGCAAATTCCGGGAAAATTTTATATCAAAAAAATGCAGATGAATCATTAGCAATTGCTAGTATGACAAAAATGATGAGTGAATACTTAGTTCATGAAGCGGTGGATAAAGGAAAACTTAAATGGGATCAAAAAGTTAAAATTTCTGAATATGCATATAAGATTTCGCAAGATCGCTCATTATCAAACGTTCCATTAGAAAATGGTGGCTCTTATACGGTCAAAGAGTTATATGAGGCAATGGTAATCTACTCTGCAAACGGTGCAACAATTGCTTTAGCTGAAGAGATTGCTGGAAAAGAAGTCAATTTCGTGAAAATGATGAACGATAAATCAAAAGAGTTTGGAATGAAAAATTATAAATTTGTAAACTCTACAGGTTTAACAAACCATGATTTAAAAGGACATCACCCAGAAGGGACAACTCCAGACGAGAAAAATAAAATGTCCGCAAGAGATTGTGCGATTTTAGCACAACGTCTTATTCAAGATTTCCCGAAAATATTAGATACAGCAAAAATCCCTAAAAAAACATTCCAAAAGGGTGGCAAGTATCCGATTGATATGACGAACTTTAACTGGATGTTAAAAGGCTTAATTAAGCAATACGAAGGTGTAGATGGGTTAAAAACAGGAACTACTCCAGAAGCCGGAGATTGTTTTACTGGTACAGTAGAAAAAAACGGTATGCGTCTAATCTCTGTAGTTATAAAAGCAAACTCTCATACAGCACGTTTTGATGAAACAAAGAAATTATATGATTATGGATTTGCGAATTTTGAAGTGAAGAAGGTCTATGGAAAAGATTCAGTAGTAAAAGGTCATGAAACAGTGCGAGTAGCAAATGCAAAGGACAAAGATATAGTTGTTCAAACGAAGCAAGCTGTTTCACTTCCAATGCCAAAGGGCAACAAAGACGTTTATAAAAAAGAATTTAAAGTATCGAATAAAGAACAAGAAGCGCCTATTAAAAAAGGTGTAACAATTAGTCAAATGATTATATCGCCTAAAGATATTACAGATCCTGGGTTCTTATCAGGTAAATCATTACAAGTAGACCTTGTAACAAAATCTGAAGTAGAACAAGCAAATTGGTTTACACGTTTTATGCGCGAAATAGGATCTTTCTTTAGCGGTATGTGGAATAGTGCGGTTGATATAGTAAAAGGCTAA
- a CDS encoding response regulator transcription factor: MESKILIVDDDKEIRNLISVYLENEGLKTQKAEDAIEALELLEEKRFDLIILDVMMPNMDGIEACMKIREERNMPIIMLSAKSEDIDKIQGLASGADDYLSKPFNPLELIARVKSQLRRFKKYNTNTDNDKSVLEIGDLTVNTDTRQVWIRGTEVRLTPKEFDILELLARNKGIVLSVAKIYEAVWKDAFYKSDNTVMVHITKIRDKIEEDSKHPIYIKTVWGIGYKI; the protein is encoded by the coding sequence ATGGAGTCAAAAATTCTTATTGTTGATGATGATAAAGAGATTAGAAATCTTATCTCTGTATATTTGGAAAATGAAGGTCTGAAAACTCAAAAGGCAGAAGATGCTATTGAAGCGTTAGAACTGTTAGAAGAAAAGCGATTCGATCTTATTATTTTGGATGTTATGATGCCTAATATGGATGGCATTGAAGCGTGTATGAAGATTAGGGAAGAACGAAATATGCCTATTATCATGCTTTCTGCAAAATCAGAGGATATAGACAAAATTCAGGGTTTAGCCTCTGGTGCCGATGATTATTTATCAAAACCGTTTAATCCGTTGGAGTTAATCGCTAGAGTAAAATCCCAATTAAGAAGGTTTAAAAAATATAATACAAATACAGATAATGATAAAAGTGTCCTAGAAATTGGTGATTTGACCGTAAATACAGATACACGTCAAGTATGGATAAGAGGCACGGAAGTAAGGCTAACTCCAAAAGAGTTTGATATACTCGAACTACTTGCTCGTAACAAAGGGATTGTTCTGAGTGTTGCAAAAATATATGAAGCAGTTTGGAAAGATGCTTTTTATAAATCGGATAATACCGTCATGGTGCATATTACAAAAATAAGAGACAAAATTGAAGAGGATTCTAAACATCCAATTTATATTAAAACTGTTTGGGGAATTGGGTACAAAATATGA